One segment of Dolichospermum sp. DET69 DNA contains the following:
- a CDS encoding DUF1499 domain-containing protein, whose protein sequence is MSNLTISRLRNIIFSVFLTLIISFTISGTASASSLGIESGSLSPCPASPNCVVSQNADAKHTIAPITYNVTRDKARETLLKVLTVVPRTQIIKQTDNYVHAISKSRIFKFVDDVEFYFPSDKSIIHIRSASRVGDSDFGVNRTRLEQIRLALRDLNI, encoded by the coding sequence ATGTCCAATTTAACAATTTCTCGACTACGGAATATTATTTTCTCGGTATTCCTAACTCTGATCATTAGTTTCACCATTTCTGGAACTGCTTCGGCTTCTAGCTTGGGAATTGAGTCAGGTTCTCTTAGTCCTTGTCCAGCTTCTCCTAATTGTGTTGTCAGTCAAAATGCTGATGCTAAACACACTATTGCACCGATTACCTATAATGTAACAAGAGATAAAGCTAGAGAAACTTTACTCAAAGTTCTCACTGTTGTTCCCCGGACTCAAATTATCAAACAAACAGATAATTATGTTCATGCTATTTCTAAAAGTCGCATTTTCAAATTTGTTGATGATGTGGAGTTTTATTTTCCTAGCGATAAGTCAATTATTCATATCCGTTCTGCTTCTCGGGTAGGAGATTCTGATTTTGGTGTCAACCGCACGCGTTTAGAGCAAATTCGTTTAGCTTTACGGGATTTGAATATTTAA
- a CDS encoding Rpn family recombination-promoting nuclease/putative transposase → MRRDSIFYKLFQQSPSLLFQLLQNPPANADDYRFDSVAVKEPRFEIDGVFLPPENENRGVVYFCEVQFQVDKQLYERVFAESSLYFYRNRARFSDWQAVIIYPSRKTEQSDIYPHRSLLNGNQVHRVYLDELGDIRQLPVWVALMVLTTLEEGQAPEAARYLLTKTNEEIPSPSSRAIIEMITTIMVYKFENLSRTEVESMLGITLKETRVYREIKEEGREEGLEQATVNLVIRLLTKRFGELSPEIRTAISALPLPILEDLSEALLDFTNLADLQVWLTALQD, encoded by the coding sequence ATGCGTCGAGACTCAATATTTTACAAACTCTTTCAACAATCTCCTTCCCTCTTATTTCAACTATTGCAAAATCCTCCTGCAAATGCCGATGATTATAGGTTTGATTCTGTAGCAGTCAAAGAACCCAGATTTGAAATTGACGGTGTATTTTTACCACCAGAAAATGAAAATAGGGGTGTTGTTTATTTCTGTGAAGTACAATTCCAGGTAGATAAACAGCTTTATGAAAGGGTATTTGCTGAATCTTCACTATATTTCTACCGCAACCGTGCTAGATTTAGCGATTGGCAAGCAGTGATAATTTATCCATCTCGCAAAACAGAACAAAGTGATATTTATCCTCATCGGAGCTTACTCAATGGTAATCAAGTACATCGAGTATATTTAGATGAATTGGGAGATATTCGACAATTACCTGTATGGGTAGCATTGATGGTACTCACAACCTTAGAAGAAGGTCAAGCACCAGAAGCAGCAAGGTATTTGTTAACAAAAACTAATGAAGAAATACCATCACCATCAAGTCGCGCCATAATAGAAATGATCACGACGATAATGGTGTACAAGTTTGAAAACCTAAGTCGCACGGAGGTAGAATCTATGTTGGGAATTACACTCAAAGAAACGCGAGTTTATCGAGAAATTAAAGAAGAGGGACGGGAAGAAGGATTAGAACAAGCAACGGTTAATCTGGTTATCCGACTGCTAACAAAGCGGTTTGGAGAATTATCCCCAGAAATCCGCACCGCTATTTCTGCTTTACCATTACCTATATTGGAAGATTTGAGCGAAGCATTATTAGATTTTACCAATTTGGCTGATTTACAGGTTTGGTTAACAGCTTTGCAGGATTAA
- a CDS encoding serine hydrolase, whose amino-acid sequence MVFFNKDEQLENLGNQILEATWAKFPTLASNQIALTWVVYDPPAPVNTGGALTPNAFWSHAVRGFSYRGGERIYPASVVKLFYLVVLQEWLEKGMSQTSGELDRALTDMIVDSSNDATSLIVDILTGTTSGPQLTPGPFETWKYQRNIINRYYQSLGWEEMQVINACQKTWGDGPYGREKAFYGEMFENRNMLTTDATARLLHSIVGGVAVSSMRSQSMMNLLKRSLNPEELPQDGEEDQVTGFLGSGLPENSQIWSKAGWTSTVRHDAAYIELPDQRPYLLAVFTEGKEQAKSREILPFVSERIAQAVANL is encoded by the coding sequence ATGGTTTTTTTTAATAAAGACGAACAACTAGAAAATCTCGGTAATCAAATTTTAGAGGCAACTTGGGCAAAATTTCCGACTTTAGCATCTAATCAAATTGCATTGACTTGGGTTGTATATGATCCTCCAGCACCAGTTAATACAGGTGGTGCGCTGACTCCAAACGCTTTTTGGTCACACGCGGTGCGGGGATTTAGTTATCGGGGAGGAGAGCGGATTTATCCGGCTAGTGTGGTGAAATTATTTTATTTGGTGGTGCTGCAAGAATGGCTAGAAAAGGGTATGAGTCAGACTTCAGGAGAATTAGATCGAGCTTTGACTGATATGATAGTTGATTCTAGTAATGATGCTACCAGTTTAATAGTTGATATTCTCACTGGTACTACTTCTGGTCCACAGTTAACCCCTGGTCCTTTTGAAACGTGGAAATATCAGCGGAATATTATTAATCGCTATTACCAGTCTTTGGGGTGGGAGGAAATGCAAGTAATTAATGCCTGTCAAAAAACTTGGGGTGATGGTCCCTATGGACGGGAAAAGGCGTTTTATGGGGAAATGTTTGAAAATCGCAATATGTTGACCACAGATGCTACTGCCAGATTATTACATAGTATCGTGGGTGGGGTAGCGGTTTCTAGTATGCGATCGCAATCCATGATGAATTTACTTAAACGCAGTCTTAATCCAGAAGAGTTACCCCAAGATGGGGAAGAAGACCAGGTTACAGGCTTCTTAGGCAGTGGATTACCGGAAAATAGTCAAATCTGGTCAAAAGCAGGTTGGACAAGCACAGTCCGTCACGATGCGGCTTATATTGAATTACCTGATCAACGTCCTTATTTATTAGCAGTATTTACGGAAGGGAAAGAACAAGCTAAAAGCAGAGAAATTTTGCCTTTTGTGTCTGAAAGAATTGCACAAGCCGTAGCTAATTTATAA
- a CDS encoding protein kinase, which yields MTMTLLNNRYQVIQVLGAGGFGETFLAEDTYMPSRRRCVIKQLKPISNDPQTYQIIQKRFEREAATLEYLGEANDQIPNLFAYFSENGLFYLVQEWVHGQTLTNVIQSQGQLQENTVREILLSLLSVLDYVHSKGIIHRDIKPDNIIWREIDNKPVLIDFGAVKETIRTTINAAGHPTQSLIIGTPGFMPSEQAIGRPVYATDIYSLGLTAIYLLTGKYPQELETHPHTGQILWQDYAGGVSPQLAMVLTQAIEPRTSDRFTTAAKMLYALKSEASTVPQVNNTVATIRLTPPKAISSPSQNPVIKTANNSRIWQTPTMIIGGFVVGIIGAVAISSINRPQTTNSIATNSNITSTSTQTPTSIITNTPISEPTLSPTPSILPEPTESISENTPTPSIESTPQPEIKNEEEQTSIVPTTEPALTIKETRKKKREGKRDQVVTNIIRETVPAFPTGTSRSSVEATLGKKKDLRGLWGNTRAVTYKVVPDKIDLGYLFDKKTGTLKQTEAAFASSVEAEVMQTTLNGLLNGEATGEIKQGLEQVQQRQTDNFTFSKGGVKGQIVRQSCDFIYISIWDADLHDFVNPADAKQC from the coding sequence ATAACCATGACTCTACTAAACAATCGTTATCAAGTTATCCAGGTTTTAGGTGCTGGGGGTTTTGGAGAAACATTTCTCGCAGAAGATACCTATATGCCTTCCCGTCGGCGTTGCGTGATTAAGCAACTCAAGCCTATCAGTAATGATCCTCAAACTTATCAAATAATTCAAAAACGGTTTGAGAGGGAAGCAGCGACATTAGAGTATTTGGGGGAAGCTAATGACCAAATTCCTAACCTTTTTGCTTATTTCTCGGAAAATGGACTATTTTACCTGGTGCAAGAATGGGTTCATGGTCAAACTCTGACTAATGTAATTCAATCTCAAGGACAATTACAGGAAAATACTGTTAGGGAAATTCTGTTAAGTTTGCTGTCTGTGTTGGATTATGTCCATAGTAAAGGGATTATTCATCGAGATATTAAGCCAGATAATATTATTTGGCGTGAGATAGATAATAAACCTGTTTTAATTGATTTTGGTGCTGTTAAAGAAACTATTCGGACTACTATCAATGCCGCTGGACATCCTACCCAGTCGCTAATAATTGGTACACCTGGATTTATGCCGAGTGAACAAGCTATTGGTCGTCCAGTTTATGCTACTGATATTTATAGTTTAGGTTTAACTGCAATTTATTTACTCACGGGTAAATATCCTCAAGAACTGGAAACTCATCCCCACACAGGACAAATTCTCTGGCAAGATTATGCTGGGGGTGTTTCTCCGCAATTAGCAATGGTACTAACTCAAGCGATTGAACCAAGGACGAGCGATCGCTTTACTACTGCTGCTAAAATGCTCTATGCTTTAAAATCTGAAGCTTCTACTGTCCCACAGGTTAATAATACAGTAGCAACAATTCGCCTCACTCCTCCTAAAGCTATATCTTCACCTTCTCAAAATCCTGTTATTAAAACCGCGAATAATTCTCGAATCTGGCAAACACCAACTATGATTATTGGCGGCTTTGTGGTGGGAATAATAGGTGCAGTAGCAATTTCTAGTATCAACCGACCACAAACTACAAATTCTATTGCCACTAACTCTAATATTACATCAACCTCAACTCAAACACCAACTTCAATAATTACAAATACCCCCATTTCTGAACCAACTTTATCTCCTACTCCTTCAATATTACCTGAACCTACAGAATCAATTTCTGAAAATACTCCTACTCCTTCAATAGAATCAACACCACAACCAGAAATAAAAAATGAAGAGGAACAAACATCTATAGTTCCTACAACTGAACCGGCTTTAACTATCAAAGAAACACGCAAGAAAAAAAGAGAGGGAAAACGTGATCAAGTAGTTACTAATATTATTAGGGAAACTGTACCAGCATTTCCTACAGGTACATCAAGAAGTAGTGTAGAAGCAACGCTAGGTAAGAAGAAAGATTTAAGAGGATTATGGGGTAATACTCGGGCAGTTACTTATAAAGTTGTCCCTGATAAAATTGATTTAGGCTATTTATTTGATAAGAAAACTGGAACGCTTAAACAAACGGAGGCAGCTTTTGCATCATCAGTAGAAGCTGAAGTTATGCAGACAACTCTAAATGGTTTATTGAATGGAGAAGCTACAGGAGAAATTAAACAAGGACTGGAACAAGTTCAACAGCGGCAAACAGATAATTTCACGTTTAGTAAAGGTGGGGTAAAAGGTCAAATAGTTCGGCAAAGTTGTGATTTTATCTATATTAGTATTTGGGATGCTGATTTACATGATTTTGTGAATCCAGCAGATGCAAAACAGTGTTAA
- a CDS encoding glycosyltransferase family 2 protein has translation MLDVSVVVPIKDEVESLPLLLEAISSTLTASKFNYEIICVDDGSSDGTAEFLKEQAQTRTDLKAVILRRNYGQTAAMSAGFNYATAKVIVTLDADLQNDPADIPMLLAKLDEGYDLVSGWRQNRQDGAVNRLLPSKIANWLIRRATSVYIHDYGCSLKAYRAELVADMNLYGELHRFLPALAYIEGARITEVPVRHHARRFGQSKYGISRTFRVLMDLLTILFMKKFLTRPMHVFGLLGLISMVAGGGIGIHLTFIKLAFHADIGNRPLLILAVLLLVAGVQLFCFGLLAELLMRTYHESQGRPIYRVREVVAKNVK, from the coding sequence ATGTTAGATGTATCCGTAGTTGTCCCAATCAAAGATGAAGTAGAAAGTCTACCTTTATTGCTAGAAGCCATTTCTTCAACTCTCACAGCTAGTAAATTTAATTATGAAATTATCTGTGTAGATGATGGTTCTAGTGATGGTACAGCCGAATTTCTCAAAGAACAGGCACAGACCCGTACTGATTTAAAAGCGGTGATTTTACGTCGTAACTATGGACAAACTGCGGCTATGTCTGCGGGCTTTAATTATGCCACAGCTAAAGTAATCGTGACTTTAGACGCTGATTTACAAAATGACCCCGCTGATATTCCCATGTTATTAGCAAAGCTAGATGAAGGTTATGATTTAGTAAGTGGTTGGCGGCAAAATCGCCAAGATGGGGCTGTAAATCGCCTTTTACCTTCTAAAATTGCTAATTGGTTAATTCGTAGAGCTACAAGCGTTTATATTCATGATTATGGTTGTTCTCTCAAAGCGTATCGGGCTGAATTAGTGGCAGATATGAACCTTTATGGAGAATTACACCGCTTTTTACCTGCATTGGCATATATCGAAGGGGCGAGAATTACAGAAGTACCTGTGCGTCATCATGCGCGACGATTTGGACAAAGTAAATATGGCATATCGCGGACATTTCGGGTATTGATGGATTTATTAACTATTCTGTTTATGAAAAAGTTCCTCACCCGTCCCATGCACGTTTTTGGGCTGTTAGGCTTAATTTCTATGGTTGCAGGTGGAGGAATAGGTATACATTTAACCTTCATTAAATTAGCTTTTCATGCAGATATTGGCAACCGTCCTCTGTTAATTTTAGCGGTATTGCTGCTAGTAGCAGGAGTACAGTTATTTTGCTTCGGTCTTTTGGCAGAATTACTGATGCGAACTTATCATGAATCTCAAGGACGACCAATCTATCGAGTCCGAGAAGTTGTGGCAAAAAATGTTAAGTAA
- a CDS encoding N-acetylmuramoyl-L-alanine amidase produces MGRIFISAAHGGTEAGKNDPGAIAGGTTEAKEMILLRDLVVIELRTRNLEVLAVPDDLSAAQTITWINARANSKDVAIEIQANAASSPSVRGGSAFYIAKNDQRKQNAEMVLKGLLQRVPQLPNRGVKPDTESGLGSLQFCRQTAIGALLLQVGFLSSPEDRALLQSRRRDFAIGIAEGLATWSQTNDPQQPTTENYSSINININGQTYSEQGVLINGNAYIPIDLVDRLRVNISKVNNLRRITYRQIVYIKAVELRDSHVSINWDSATRTVKLRSISAVCPGQIEQIISNGNTSEIQLQLFLKNNNESAITQFPDLSKLYREEATIEGINHDIAFSQMCLETGFLRFGTDIKPQQNNFAGLGAVGGGAEGASFPSARIGVRAHIQHLKAYASLEPLVQPEVDPRFRFVTRGVASSVNQLSGRWSADLDYGIKITAIIRRLYESANLL; encoded by the coding sequence ATGGGACGGATTTTTATTTCTGCGGCACATGGTGGCACAGAAGCGGGTAAGAATGACCCTGGAGCGATCGCTGGTGGCACAACAGAAGCAAAGGAAATGATTCTTTTGCGGGATTTGGTGGTAATAGAACTCCGCACCCGTAATTTAGAAGTTTTGGCTGTTCCTGACGATTTAAGTGCCGCTCAAACTATTACTTGGATTAATGCTCGTGCTAATTCTAAAGATGTAGCCATAGAAATTCAAGCTAATGCGGCTAGTAGTCCATCTGTGCGTGGAGGAAGTGCCTTCTATATTGCCAAAAATGACCAACGCAAACAAAACGCCGAAATGGTATTAAAAGGACTTTTGCAACGTGTCCCGCAATTACCAAATCGCGGAGTGAAACCAGATACAGAAAGTGGTTTGGGTAGTTTACAATTTTGTCGTCAAACTGCAATTGGCGCTTTATTACTACAAGTCGGTTTCTTGAGTAGTCCTGAAGATCGGGCTTTATTGCAAAGTCGTCGTCGTGATTTTGCCATAGGAATTGCGGAAGGGCTTGCTACTTGGAGTCAAACAAATGATCCTCAGCAACCAACAACCGAAAACTATTCCAGCATTAATATCAATATCAATGGACAAACTTACTCAGAACAAGGAGTATTAATTAATGGTAATGCTTATATCCCAATTGATTTAGTAGATCGGTTACGAGTTAATATCTCAAAAGTTAATAATCTTCGTCGGATTACCTATCGGCAAATAGTTTATATCAAAGCAGTAGAACTTCGAGATTCTCATGTTTCGATTAATTGGGATAGTGCCACACGTACAGTAAAATTACGCTCAATTTCCGCAGTTTGTCCCGGACAAATTGAGCAAATTATCTCTAATGGTAATACATCAGAAATACAGCTACAATTATTTCTGAAAAACAATAATGAAAGTGCCATTACACAGTTTCCTGACCTTTCTAAACTATATCGAGAAGAAGCAACTATCGAAGGCATAAATCATGATATTGCTTTTTCTCAAATGTGTTTAGAAACTGGATTTTTACGGTTTGGTACTGATATTAAACCCCAGCAAAATAACTTTGCCGGTTTGGGTGCAGTTGGTGGTGGTGCAGAGGGAGCATCATTTCCTAGTGCCAGAATTGGTGTCAGAGCGCATATTCAACATTTAAAAGCCTATGCCAGTTTAGAACCTTTAGTCCAGCCAGAAGTAGATCCTAGATTTCGTTTTGTTACTAGAGGTGTTGCTTCCTCAGTTAATCAATTATCAGGGCGCTGGTCTGCGGATTTAGACTACGGAATCAAAATTACAGCTATCATCAGAAGACTCTATGAATCAGCAAATCTTTTATAA
- a CDS encoding MFS transporter, protein MKAFDTFDANLRKNLLMLFAAGLFFWSGLASLLPTLPLYIEHIGASKQEIGIVMGSFAIGMLLCRPSMGALADTRGRKVVLLIGMSVAAIAPLGYLFVKSIIPLMVIRAFHGISIAAFATAYIALVSDLAPAHRRGEVVGYMSLVSPLGVGIGPAIGGFLQASAGYTPLFISSAALCSLGLLCIIPIVNPPVATKPNNSKNDNFWQILTSPRVRIPAIVLLLSGLTLGSLHTFISLFIKSTGVDLNPGFFFTAAAVSSFACRLFTGKASDQYGRGLFVTMSLLAYTLAIICVWQANNAFMFLLGACMEGAASGTLIPMISVLMTDRALPHERGRIFGASLMGFDIGLAIAGPIFGTFAETLGYRNMFGLTTGLTVIAMIIFLTQSSRNIPQSVRFALGQTEDIYAVK, encoded by the coding sequence GTGAAAGCCTTTGATACTTTTGACGCTAATCTCCGAAAAAACCTGCTCATGTTATTTGCAGCGGGTTTGTTTTTCTGGTCAGGTTTGGCCTCATTATTGCCCACCTTACCCTTATATATTGAACATATTGGTGCTAGTAAACAAGAAATTGGCATTGTGATGGGTAGCTTTGCCATCGGGATGTTACTATGTCGCCCGTCAATGGGTGCTTTAGCAGATACACGGGGTCGCAAAGTAGTATTATTGATTGGAATGTCTGTGGCTGCGATCGCTCCTTTGGGATATTTATTTGTCAAATCAATAATTCCCCTCATGGTAATTCGCGCCTTTCATGGCATTAGTATTGCAGCTTTTGCCACAGCCTACATTGCCCTAGTCAGCGATTTAGCACCAGCACACCGTCGCGGTGAGGTCGTTGGTTACATGAGTTTGGTGAGTCCTTTAGGTGTGGGAATAGGTCCAGCCATAGGTGGATTTTTACAAGCAAGCGCTGGTTATACCCCCTTATTTATCTCATCTGCGGCTTTATGTTCTCTAGGTTTATTATGTATCATTCCCATTGTTAATCCACCTGTTGCCACCAAACCAAATAACAGCAAAAATGATAACTTTTGGCAAATATTAACCAGTCCTCGCGTGCGGATTCCTGCTATCGTCTTATTATTGAGTGGTTTGACCTTAGGTAGTTTGCATACTTTCATCTCCTTATTCATCAAATCCACGGGAGTTGATTTAAATCCAGGTTTCTTTTTTACCGCTGCGGCTGTCTCCAGTTTTGCTTGTAGATTATTTACTGGTAAAGCTTCAGATCAATATGGACGGGGTTTATTTGTTACCATGAGTTTGTTAGCTTACACTTTGGCTATCATCTGTGTTTGGCAAGCAAATAACGCTTTCATGTTCTTATTAGGAGCATGTATGGAAGGTGCTGCTTCGGGTACACTCATTCCCATGATTTCTGTATTGATGACAGATAGAGCTTTACCCCATGAACGCGGCAGAATATTTGGTGCTTCCTTAATGGGATTTGATATCGGTTTAGCGATCGCTGGGCCAATTTTTGGTACATTTGCCGAAACCCTGGGTTATCGGAATATGTTTGGTTTGACTACAGGTTTAACTGTCATAGCCATGATCATCTTCCTTACCCAGTCTAGCCGCAATATCCCGCAATCTGTGCGCTTTGCTTTAGGTCAGACTGAAGATATTTACGCTGTAAAATAG
- the moaC gene encoding cyclic pyranopterin monophosphate synthase MoaC, with protein sequence MTQANFANSFSLTHLDAQGEAQMVDVSGKVATIRQAVATGKVRMLPETFATIQAGNTPKGDVLATARLAGIMAAKQTANLIPLCHPLPLQKITVEIIPDAQLPGYQIDATVKTKAETGVEMEALTAVSIAALTLYDMAKALEKSIQIEAIHLVSKTGGKSGDWG encoded by the coding sequence ATGACGCAAGCTAATTTTGCAAATTCTTTTTCCTTAACCCATTTAGATGCTCAGGGAGAAGCTCAAATGGTTGATGTATCAGGCAAAGTAGCCACTATTCGCCAAGCAGTGGCTACTGGTAAGGTGCGGATGTTACCGGAGACATTCGCCACTATTCAAGCCGGTAACACTCCTAAAGGTGATGTTTTGGCAACTGCGAGGTTAGCGGGAATCATGGCCGCTAAACAGACAGCAAATTTAATTCCTCTTTGTCATCCTTTACCTTTGCAGAAAATTACCGTGGAAATTATTCCCGATGCCCAATTACCTGGTTATCAAATTGATGCCACTGTGAAAACCAAAGCAGAAACTGGTGTAGAAATGGAAGCTTTAACAGCGGTGTCTATTGCTGCTTTGACTTTATACGATATGGCTAAAGCGTTAGAAAAGTCAATTCAAATTGAGGCGATTCATTTAGTGAGTAAGACGGGTGGAAAGTCTGGAGATTGGGGATAG
- a CDS encoding C40 family peptidase — protein MSINLLIPPSPTGEYHCQTNLNIYNSPECVSLATQAATGRHLRITSNHQNTAIAVCLCEDNYPGWLSVQDWQFLQPTTTIYQPQFISTAEIQQHIPTIIAFTQAAKEQDNHYLWGGTVAPNYDCSGLMQAAFKSVGIWLPRDAYQQEAFVQPIDINQTQPGDLIFFGTPQKATHVGLYLGDGLYIHSSGKDQGRNGIGIDQLSAQEDTVSQTYYQQLRGAGRVIKSYAGNR, from the coding sequence ATGTCAATAAACCTACTAATTCCCCCTTCCCCTACTGGAGAATATCACTGTCAGACTAACCTAAATATCTATAATTCTCCTGAATGTGTTAGTTTAGCCACCCAAGCCGCAACAGGACGACATTTACGAATAACATCAAATCATCAAAATACAGCAATTGCAGTTTGTTTATGTGAAGATAACTATCCAGGATGGTTATCTGTTCAAGATTGGCAATTTCTCCAACCCACAACAACAATATATCAACCCCAATTTATCTCCACAGCAGAAATTCAACAACACATACCCACAATTATTGCCTTTACCCAAGCCGCAAAAGAGCAAGATAATCATTATCTTTGGGGTGGAACAGTTGCCCCAAATTATGATTGTTCTGGTTTAATGCAAGCAGCTTTTAAATCTGTTGGTATTTGGCTACCTAGAGACGCTTATCAACAAGAAGCTTTTGTTCAACCTATTGATATTAATCAAACACAACCAGGGGATTTAATCTTTTTTGGTACTCCTCAAAAAGCCACTCATGTAGGTTTATATTTAGGTGATGGTTTGTATATTCACAGTTCAGGAAAAGATCAAGGAAGAAATGGTATTGGTATTGACCAACTTTCCGCACAAGAAGATACAGTAAGTCAGACTTATTATCAACAATTACGCGGCGCTGGTAGAGTGATCAAAAGTTATGCTGGTAATAGATAA
- a CDS encoding rhomboid family intramembrane serine protease: MFPLYDENPTRITPYFTYGLIGMNVLVFLHEISLSNLQLEQFFQLYAVIPQELTINLSGEWTTLFTSQFLHGGWWHLISNMIYLWVFGNNIEDRLGHFKYLLFYLICGAIAALCQWFIGIYSTIPSLGASGAISGVLGAYLIWFPQARITTLIFLGFFVTTINVPALVIIGIFFVQNLISGFASLQAAANMSVETGGVAYWAHLGGFIVGSIFALGNRE; encoded by the coding sequence GTGTTTCCCCTCTACGATGAAAACCCTACTCGGATTACCCCATATTTCACCTATGGATTAATTGGGATGAATGTTCTAGTTTTTCTCCATGAAATAAGTTTGTCAAATCTACAACTAGAACAGTTTTTTCAATTGTATGCGGTAATACCGCAAGAATTAACCATCAACTTGAGTGGAGAGTGGACAACCTTATTTACCTCACAATTTTTGCATGGAGGTTGGTGGCACTTAATATCCAATATGATCTATCTGTGGGTATTTGGTAACAATATTGAAGACCGATTAGGGCATTTTAAATATCTATTATTTTATTTAATTTGTGGTGCTATAGCTGCTTTATGTCAATGGTTTATTGGTATATACTCTACTATTCCTTCCTTGGGAGCAAGTGGGGCAATTTCTGGAGTTTTAGGTGCATATTTAATCTGGTTTCCCCAAGCCAGAATTACCACATTAATTTTCTTGGGTTTTTTCGTTACCACAATTAATGTTCCTGCATTAGTAATTATTGGTATTTTCTTTGTGCAAAATCTCATTTCTGGTTTTGCTAGTCTCCAAGCAGCAGCCAATATGAGTGTAGAAACGGGAGGAGTCGCTTATTGGGCGCATCTTGGTGGCTTTATTGTCGGGAGTATTTTTGCACTGGGGAATAGGGAATAG